aaaatcaaacaaaatggCCAAAATATGATATAATCCGGTGTCTAGTAATAACTGACATTTGTGTGGCTACTTTACTATTTCTTGAGTGTAATTACTATGAAATTAAACTTATCTTCACTAAGTCGCTTAttgatgtattataaaatatattcctaaCATAGAGGTAAACTTGGAAGCCTACTGTGCGCTTAAAAAGTcgacattataaaattttctttaattatttattacatcccGCTTTACTTCTTCATACTTTGTGCTACTACAGAAAACGCACCGAGTCGTATTATCTACCTAACATCTTTTCGATTTTCTGTATAGTTTTGAATGTCCAgtagtggactgcaacgggttGATGATGATAAGTACAACTACACAAATTATGATAACGTTAGtaatttacgtaatttttatttcagcaATCTGCAACAACTACTGACGCGCCGGCTTCAGGGACTGGCCTATTTCTTAGACAAATTGTTGTCACACAAGTAAGTTTTTAGTTTAGTGATCATAATGTAATGTTATGTGTGTTTTTGTAGGCAAGGGaggatattaagtaataaataattataatttacctttGAAACAGTCACAATCAGCTTCAGTATACGACCGAATAGgtcatagatataaatattctgCTATAAAATCTGTTTGTCGATTTTATCTTTTGGAATCTTCTGATGTGTTGTGTTCATCAGACACTATATtacaatttctaaataataataatatacgcgAATTTTCAACTGAATTATTTAGGAAACTTTATTCAAGTAAACCTTTTTATATGCTAttgtaccttttttttatttatacgtagtATCTATTTTTCCGCcaggtttttcttttttatgtgtGAATTCACGCTTCACACTTGCCTTTGGATTATTggattcaaaataaatagttaacaaCAGCTTCTTGACTTATCAGAATACCGTTGTTAACTTTTAGTTTATTTGACTATGATTTcattaatactatttaaatcaCTTCGTCGGTCTCAATTAATTATCCAGAGACAAGTGATTAAGCAATGATCTCACCGACGATTCTAAAAGtgcctttataatataatcaagaaagatattataatagataaacaTTAAACACCCGTAGATATTCACAAACATTGCTATGAAAACGCACAGTGCGCCTGAACGCATATTATGTCGGCAATTTTATACTTTTCGTTGACTTcgttcagttttgtttatttgacagccaTCTGAAGTAAAGTTATATACCAAAGTACtaagaaaaatacttatttaatattttcatagcaTTGCTCCATCATTACCTAAGTAGCGTTTGTAAATACAGACGTAAAGTTTTCAATCTAGAGGTCGGCGAAGACCGtgctgtattttaaatattaagtatataaaaggCAATATGTATTAGACGTAAGATGGTAAATAAagtacctaaaaaaatattataaccaagTTTGGTTATTCAAGtgagaaatgaaataattaatgacatatttttttgcagATGTGTTCTTGGCGAGGATAAGAAAAAATTAGCCGAAAGCATATTGGAACAGAGCTTAGCTTTGCCAGTCGGTTTAGAATTAGATGAATCAATGGCACCAGAAGAACTTACAATGGACGAAAGCAATTTAGACATTTCTCAGTCATTAAGATTAGAAGATTTGACTCTTATGTTCGGACATCATATGGGATGTAGTGATGACAACAAGCGTTATTCATCTAagaaacttttaaaacatttcccTCAAGCTGACGTGATATCAGAATCAGAGTGCTGGTCAGAACCTGACAGGAATGTTTCTCTCGCAAGAGTGGGATTGTGTGATACAGGCGTAGGAATACGTGAATCTACGTCAGATGTTAACAAATATAGGGCGCGTCGCTCGCGATTTTCGAACGGTTCCCGTTCTGAGGATAACAAAGGGATGAACGAAGCTGCAATCCTCGAAGAAATTGATTACCtaagaaaacaaaatcaatctttagaagaaaaaaacaatgatcTCACTAATAAACTAGAATtttctaacaaacaaattaatgaaATGATTTCAGAGAACCAACATTTAAAAGACAGTTTAGCTTCAGAACTTTCTAATTTGGTGACGGCTAATAATAATGTAGATTCATTGAAAAATACGGTGTTATCCTTGGAGTCGCGAATTAAAGAAATTGAACACAAGCTTGCCGAGTCAATACAAACTATAGAAAAGATGCGAACAGAAAGACAAGAATTGGAATCTACATTTATGGAAACCGAACGAGCTTTAAGACGGGCTGCTGATGAAGCTACAGTTCAAGCGTCTCAAGCTGCTTTAGAAAGAGCCCGAGCTCAACATGACAGATTGCGATTCGAAAGAGAACTAGAGGAGACCCGTGAGCAACTCGCAGCGGCAATGGAAGCTAATTCGCGTTTAGAAATAGAGGTCACGCGACAAGTTGGGTTAGAAGTAGAAAACAAAATAGCTATCGTCGATGATATCCTGCCCTTAGACGAAGACAGACCCACTTCGCCAGATCAAGGAATTGACAGTGATAGATTATCCAGCTTAGAGCAAAATGACGGTTTAGCCTTATCACCACGTAAGATTTGATTttcctattttaatttctaataatatgaTATGGTGTCTATTAATTTTCaccattatgtttgtttttgtttcaggttCATTATATGAAGAAAATATTACTCTGAAACAGAAATTAGCACGAACTAAAGCAACACTAGCAGAAACATTGATGCAGTTGAACGCCGCAAATTTGCGTAAGAAGAATGTACACCGTGCTATATGTCGAGAAATTCATAAAACTCAAGGAGTTCTACGAAAGGCCCGGGATCAGCTTGAAAACCAgaacaataactaaataatCACTTAGAACTATAAAACGGATGGATAGTttaagatttttgtattttttaggtTTATGTTATTGGATACCCTGTGATTGTGGATTTACTATTGACAAcagtgtttaataatttttagtagtatgtatttataaattaacgtttttaaactgacaataataatttaaagcgccttaataaagtattgtactAAGTTTTtatctaagtattttatttttactgcttACTAAATTCTAAGTACGCTTACGAAGCGCTGTTCAAATTgcggtatataaaataaacagtgaCTTAGACTAACTATGGCgcaaaatgttagatattgaacgtaacatagacaaaaaataataattcttatgatcggataattaaaaaaaaaaaataccgcgAAAACACAAGTTTCAAAATTCGAATTTTCTATTCACCGGCTTTTGCTCTGGATGCAtcgtattttataaagtttttttgtacTGAATATAACGACAAAATGGAATCTTATTatcactataatataattaacccGAATTTTGACAACTTAGGATACATTTCAGCTATAGCAAATGTAGAAGAGAAACATGACAGATCTGCCCCTTCTAACTACCACTGGAAAATACTTAAATGCAGGTAGCACTCATTCCTTTCATTGTGGTCAATGGTCAAGGgatatttactgttttaaacACGATAagcattacatattatgtttcaatTATCAGTTTGTCAACAGAAtgattatattttctaattcttCGATTTTGGCCTGTCCTGACAAAACCGACATAAAACAGGTTCACGTAATTTTCAATCAAGTCGGTGGTGAATATGACAAGTTATATTCTTTTTTCGATAAGTTCTCTTTGATACAAGTAAGTAAAAAACATTTacgtaatacaattattactgTTGGATATTTTAATAAGGTATTTGGAGGATTACGTCACAcagtattatatatacaatGGTCTATATAAcactatattttcttaaaatagcataatattcatataattaatctatacagagttttattattcttatatctaCCCTAATCCCACTCGAATTTGGGGTCGGCGCAACTTTTTCTAGAACTTAGCAGAGAAAAATCCTGTCTGGGAACTTCCTCGGGGGAATCCATTCTGGCCAAACCGTGTTAAAAACCCACACAGTGTTGTCTGACCTAGATTCAAATCcagaaattattatttggcactcgattttaattttatatcttctgTTTTAGGATGGTGGAATAAAGAAAGTAAAACCAGAATTGTTTCAAATGTGCTTTCAATATACATTAACTGCAAAACTTGCTCCTGTATACAATACAATAGGATATAATTACCTTATAAGGAACAGATATTTCCTTACCAGCAAGGGTCATCAGGAgggtttaaagtttaaaatcggGAGTAATGGTACCTATTACCTACACCTATTTATAACTTACTGCAGCGGCGTAGAAACTTACTGTATTACACAACAGATTTGATTTTGTCCAGCACAGTATTGTTTTCTAAattacatagaaatattttaaatttgttcattcTTTAATTTAAGGTACAAaacttttacatatttatacctacaatatacaaaaaaaaaatatactataacatATAAGTTAGTTGCATTAGGCGTTCAAAGAAGTTAGTGCTTTAATTTGCGGACCAAAATTCGCGTGTAAATCGCTTGACTCTTGCAACAGATAAGCAGTTTTATAGACATTAGACAACGTTGATAATTTACATTACACGAacaataaagataacatatgCGACGCTTAATATTTATCAGATCAGAAGTCAGAACACAATTGGGTAAGTTACACGTTATAGGTGGGCGATAccgcaaacatatttttttttatacggggtGGAATTTCGAGACGGAGCAGTAAGGGCACTATTACTGTAGCTAAAAGAAACCTTTGTTAGGAGACTGTCCATCGTTTTTGAAAGTTTTATACCTACCTTATCTGCATTAAcagattttggaaaatatacttaaaataatatacgacATCATATCAAAAAGTGCCTGTTGGGCAGTGTTGAATGCTGTACAATTTTACAGTACTTATACTTTTAATGCAATAGatacaaatattactgtaatcttattaatttatggatTAGCCATAACTTCTCACTACAAAAAATTACCGGCaatattgtagtatttttttttttgtagagaATGATAAGAATCGTGTTCTTAGGTTTTGACTTacccatttcttttttttattttgcggaGAAAATGATTTACCACGATTATTCAGTCTTCACGGGAGGCGACTGGACAACCGTCCTACCTATGCACGACAATACCAACCAAGACTCGGCGTAGCCATCTTCGGCGCGTTAGAGACGGCTGTGTTATTTCCCTGCCTTCTAGTTGTCGTCCGCAACCGCCACTGCTTGGTGTGCGGCCTATCTCTTTTGTCTGGTG
This DNA window, taken from Manduca sexta isolate Smith_Timp_Sample1 chromosome 23, JHU_Msex_v1.0, whole genome shotgun sequence, encodes the following:
- the LOC115441002 gene encoding centrosomin isoform X2 — its product is MAELLVDASAIITSPRKLHEMALPVAEGEDVSNASGVSMKQYEEQLNGLRKENFHLKLRIYFLEEKLGSGSPPAVQGLLEHNVRLQVEVEELRRQLSDKQELLAAAAEAIDVLEQQGSITTDSVEVTLNNSAVSKKGSQEQTIEKRAVIDDTCAESESAGDYLAVTINNEELDELVKLRRENRKALQMIKECMKKIQQQDKVIEKIKLDKELTYAHISDSQLEKYEEILKCKDEHIKDLENKIRDLQKNVENAQSEVSGNLQQLLTRRLQGLAYFLDKLLSHKCVLGEDKKKLAESILEQSLALPVGLELDESMAPEELTMDESNLDISQSLRLEDLTLMFGHHMGCSDDNKRYSSKKLLKHFPQADVISESECWSEPDRNVSLARVGLCDTGVGIRESTSDVNKYRARRSRFSNGSRSEDNKGMNEAAILEEIDYLRKQNQSLEEKNNDLTNKLEFSNKQINEMISENQHLKDSLASELSNLVTANNNVDSLKNTVLSLESRIKEIEHKLAESIQTIEKMRTERQELESTFMETERALRRAADEATVQASQAALERARAQHDRLRFERELEETREQLAAAMEANSRLEIEVTRQVGLEVENKIAIVDDILPLDEDRPTSPDQGIDSDRLSSLEQNDGLALSPRSLYEENITLKQKLARTKATLAETLMQLNAANLRKKNVHRAICREIHKTQGVLRKARDQLENQNNN
- the LOC115441002 gene encoding centrosomin isoform X1 — encoded protein: MATLPRMNSSKNGSSVIVSSPFSTSPRKLHEMALPVAEGEDVSNASGVSMKQYEEQLNGLRKENFHLKLRIYFLEEKLGSGSPPAVQGLLEHNVRLQVEVEELRRQLSDKQELLAAAAEAIDVLEQQGSITTDSVEVTLNNSAVSKKGSQEQTIEKRAVIDDTCAESESAGDYLAVTINNEELDELVKLRRENRKALQMIKECMKKIQQQDKVIEKIKLDKELTYAHISDSQLEKYEEILKCKDEHIKDLENKIRDLQKNVENAQSEVSGNLQQLLTRRLQGLAYFLDKLLSHKCVLGEDKKKLAESILEQSLALPVGLELDESMAPEELTMDESNLDISQSLRLEDLTLMFGHHMGCSDDNKRYSSKKLLKHFPQADVISESECWSEPDRNVSLARVGLCDTGVGIRESTSDVNKYRARRSRFSNGSRSEDNKGMNEAAILEEIDYLRKQNQSLEEKNNDLTNKLEFSNKQINEMISENQHLKDSLASELSNLVTANNNVDSLKNTVLSLESRIKEIEHKLAESIQTIEKMRTERQELESTFMETERALRRAADEATVQASQAALERARAQHDRLRFERELEETREQLAAAMEANSRLEIEVTRQVGLEVENKIAIVDDILPLDEDRPTSPDQGIDSDRLSSLEQNDGLALSPRSLYEENITLKQKLARTKATLAETLMQLNAANLRKKNVHRAICREIHKTQGVLRKARDQLENQNNN
- the LOC115441002 gene encoding centrosomin isoform X3 codes for the protein MQRCTGTSPRKLHEMALPVAEGEDVSNASGVSMKQYEEQLNGLRKENFHLKLRIYFLEEKLGSGSPPAVQGLLEHNVRLQVEVEELRRQLSDKQELLAAAAEAIDVLEQQGSITTDSVEVTLNNSAVSKKGSQEQTIEKRAVIDDTCAESESAGDYLAVTINNEELDELVKLRRENRKALQMIKECMKKIQQQDKVIEKIKLDKELTYAHISDSQLEKYEEILKCKDEHIKDLENKIRDLQKNVENAQSEVSGNLQQLLTRRLQGLAYFLDKLLSHKCVLGEDKKKLAESILEQSLALPVGLELDESMAPEELTMDESNLDISQSLRLEDLTLMFGHHMGCSDDNKRYSSKKLLKHFPQADVISESECWSEPDRNVSLARVGLCDTGVGIRESTSDVNKYRARRSRFSNGSRSEDNKGMNEAAILEEIDYLRKQNQSLEEKNNDLTNKLEFSNKQINEMISENQHLKDSLASELSNLVTANNNVDSLKNTVLSLESRIKEIEHKLAESIQTIEKMRTERQELESTFMETERALRRAADEATVQASQAALERARAQHDRLRFERELEETREQLAAAMEANSRLEIEVTRQVGLEVENKIAIVDDILPLDEDRPTSPDQGIDSDRLSSLEQNDGLALSPRSLYEENITLKQKLARTKATLAETLMQLNAANLRKKNVHRAICREIHKTQGVLRKARDQLENQNNN